TGGGGCTCGTTTATGCCAACAATCTTTTTAGATGGAGCAGAAGTGCCTTCAACATCTGTAATGCTTTCAGCAAGTGGAGTTGTGGCCACATTTACAGGCTTTGAATTCATTTCTTTGGCTTGtgaacctaaaaaaaaaataataataataaattcacTTGCTTCAACCTAAAATGCAAAACAAACAGCTAGAAAATGGATAAGTTAGGGAATATggagccctttttttttcagttacaATGTAAGGAGGGAAAAAATAATGACAAAGTGAGAGAATCAGCTTCCACAGAGGGCACTCCCCAGTCATTGAGAAGATACTAgaagagaatgaaaacaatTCATATAACTCGTCGTGTTTTACACCTTCTCAGATTCCAAAACCTGAAGAAGGGATTCACTCTTTCCCCCAAGTTGTGTTCCCCAGTTACATAACGAAGGATAAGTTTTCAGTGTATTCAAACTTAACAAGTCACCTTATATCGCATCctaatattgttattttcttcaaatatcCAAACCACTGATATCTTTATCTGTTAACTTCCGAGATTGAATCACTATCACCTTTCACCAAAATAACAATGAGAAGGCAATATTAGAACCTCTCATAGTCATATCAAACTTACAATTTGTGTGCACACAGTTTCGTCCACCTATTCTAAGCAACTAATTATATCATTTCCGTGAAAAAACCAACCAACCTCCTGTACACCAAGTATGAAAAACGGACATGTTCAAATGCTTAAAGCAAAAGGGAACCAAATGAAATTACCATGATCCGAACAGAAGAAACCCTGCCGACACCTAGAGCATGATTCTTTTGACGATGCATCAGTTGCAGGGGGAGCGGTAGGAGCAGAAACAGGAGTCTTAGGCTTCGCCTTTGACAACACTGGTTTCTCTGTTGTGTGTTTACCTGTCTTGCAACTTCattcacacaaaaaacaaaatgacagAAAAGGATAGTTAAATAACTTATACTGACAAAAGTTTAAATGCATAATCAATTTAGGaagactaaattttttttattaacaaTAAACTTTGTTTCAAGTTCTGGCGAGCGCGTTATAGGCAAATCTTATTTCCTAGTGAAAATTCAGCACTTACCCtttaatttctaaaaataaGCTGAAATCATGACTTCTTTTCTTGCAACAACTCCACTCTTTAATCCCATCATGAAATATAGGCtggaaaaataaagatattgaGCTTAGGTCATGGCATTGAactaaaagagaaaataaagagGAACATTTCAAAAACTccaaagataaataaataaaggaacGCAATTTAACCACTAAATCAATAGGCATATACTTACTCcctgaaaaaattgaagatgcCCACGCAATCAACCAAGCCGAACATGCAAAACAATAAGCTGAATTACTATTCAGTAACAAGATTTCACAAGGCACAATAAAAAGTTTCATCATTTATAATCAGAGCATGCACGCGAACGCCCCTTTTAGATACAAAATGTGCAGCATTTGGATcaaagaattaaattaaatttgaattgagTGATATAACGAAATAATTTACACAAAGATAGATATACTGATCAATGCAGCAAATCGATGCATAGTCCTCCTATAAACGGGGGCCAACTTTCAATTGTAAAAGATTTTACAATAATTGATCGAACTTCCAAATACTCAATTAGCAGAATCTCCCAGTCGAAAATaagcattgaagaaaaaatataaatacataaaacaGAAGAATTTGAGGCAGCAGCTGCACTGTACTAATCTTAGtggatatttaatttaatttatgaaactaAACTCGGGCAAAAGAGTAAGTAGATTTTATTGCggaaacaaccaaaaaaaataaggaaaacgaGAATTTGCTTAGCTTCTTTCACATCAAAACCAGTGCCTGGCAAGATAATTTTTCTTCGTTTTTTCTAAaaccgaaaaagaaaaaggaaggagCTTGAAagttagagagagagtaccGAATCATGGTATTGGCAGGAACCTTCGGGATTGTCGTCCTCGGAAAAATTGGCGTTACAGCCAATTCGCTGGCATTTAAACAGAGCTGTCTGCTGACcctccattctctctcttggTCTGCCTAAGAAAAACCAGAAAGAGGAGACGGGAAGCtagaaggaggaggagcaaGGAAGGAAGACCAAAAGAGAAAGACCGCAAGTccaacaaaactcaaaacataTTCGTACTGGAATTTTGGTTTCCCTTTAACATTCCCCTTCCTCTTTTCTAGAAAGTGCGCCTTGGTGCACTTCTTGGGCTTCACTTTCCCATCCGACTCCGGAGTCCGTTAGCCCAATTAATTCTGGGTACGGGCCGGCCGGTAGAGAAAGTTTTGGTCTGAAGTCTTTGCATTAAAAAAGTCGCTTAAATATGACAAAGGAGAGTGAGATAACGAGTTAGGATTCTATTTCATTCGCCGTAACGGAAATAGTCCGATTTGACACGTTAATGGTTATATGGCATCTGCATTGATCTAATATGTGCTAAAGCTCTATACCATAATGAAAGCAAATTTTCAACATAAACGTAGCAAGGCCAAAAATGTTTCAGTTAGTAGTATTTCACAAAAAATGCTTCTGAAGTTAATTTTTGGGTACGATACAATTTCCTAAATCTGTAGTATTTGCAGTAAGCATGCACACTTGGAGAGGAGCCCTACATAGACTCCTATTTACAGAATACTcgaaataatacaaaaaatatttatatacatgaTAGCTCCGAGCTGGAAATTGAATATCCAGAAATGTCATCTGCATCCTCTACTATGGAATTGGCAGCGAAATCGAAACCTGATATTCACAGATCATACAACTGAATCTTCACTTGATAAGAGACTCGATAGACAAAGGTCACAATATTCTGTTGTGTTCTGCTTCAATCATCAAAGATTTCTCCTGTAAAGtggaggaaaaaagaaatgagcAAATACTTAAAAACTCTGGATAGCTTTCAGAAGCAAATTATACTTTTCACGTTTTGAATGCATATCCAGCCCGCTGCACACATATTCATTttaaaagagagatgagaagAGCCACGGGCAATATCCACTGCATGGTTCATTCAAACTTCAAAAGTATACCATGCTTGCAAGTGTGTCAGCGTGCATGCATGTGCTTCAGAGAGGGGGAAAGAAAGAGACCTCGCTATATGGGGTGCCCTCGGAAGGAAACCAGTGCATAAGAACTCCTAAGTTCATTATGGCAGGAATCAGCTTAAACAAGAGTGGAGTTGTAACCTGTAACATCATTTACTAGGGTAAgtattttgagagagagagagagagagagaattgaagTCACTTTCAAtgacaaggaaaaataatataaaattaccaGGCTTAGTGCTGTCGTTCCAAGAAGAAGCAGGTACATCTTCCCCTGTAAAGAATAGTTTGAAAAGACGATGATAAGAAAACGAAGATGAAACCAAAGGATATTATGCagataagaaaatgaagaagttcAATAGTTTAACCAATTCTACTTTTCTCAGCTGATTCCTatgtttttattcaaaaagaaaatttaaaactgcACAACTTGCGAATGCATGCATATAGTCCATTCCTAGATTACTATGACTAACCATAAAGAGAGATAAGTTACCTCAACAAGATTAAGATTCGACGCCCGACTTAAGAGGACAAAAGCAAATTCTCCAATTTGAGCAAGTGAGACTCCAACCTATAAAAAGTAatcaagttttaaaaattaggaagcaaataatttagtttatcTGCTGCAGATAAGATATGACTCAAATCTTATAAATCAACTTACCACAAATGATGTCCTAAAGCTATATCCGAAGGCCTTAGTAACAATAGAAGCAACGGCAGTCTTTACAACTATAACTAGAATAACAGATGCTAACAGTATGTCCACATGGCTCCACAAGAAATGTACATGTATGAGCATTCCAATACTTGAAAGGAAGAGGGCTGCAAAAAGGTTACGAATTGGTTCCACCTACAATGTACAAAAACATCGAATGCAATCATTAATGTTAACATTGTCTTATGAAAATGATTCATAAGTGATGTCCATGCATCtgcttttacttttcttttctgagaaacaaaaagaatattaATACATGACCCTGACACTTGCAATATAAAAAAGCATTTACAACAATGTAACCTACTAAGTTTACGAACCACTTAGTTAAAAGAAGCCCCAAATATAAAGTCCAACGAGTTTATAACTTAAGAAGgggggaaaaacaaaagtaaacaaaTGAACATGACAACAATAAATTAGGTAACAAGTGGAAATCCAGAAGAGTACCTGGTCTAAAGTATGTTGTGCAAGGTCAGTGGTTGATATCATAACTCCAGCCACAAATGAACCCAACTCAAGGCTAAGGCCCAGCTTATCACTACACTGAAAAGGTTACAAGAGATTCAATAGTATTAAAACACTGTTGAGAATTACAAATATGTAGCAAGATCTGTGCATTAGAACCATATTACTGTTATTCCGTGATCCACACACTGAAAAGGTAATTCACCATCTTAGCTTCAGAGTAAGTTCATGAAGGGAAACTTATTACATAACAAAggtttatatttctttcttttctcaagGTACTTAGAATATCCAATTTAAGTCAGGCATTTCAACTTCCAAGTTTAAAGCACTCATCTTGCCATCCATCAATTCATTCCCATCCAACTAAGCAGATTCAAGTCCTATTTTAGAAATGTATCATAAAAACTGTATTCTCCAGAAATTCTGGAAAACCAAGTTGAGCAACAACTCAGTAGCCAATACTCGGCCAACATTGGACCAATAATGAAGCATAGTGGTTATAATGTGTCAAAACCGGCTCAGCACTCAAAAGCATGCAGATGGAGCAGGAAATAGATACGCATAGATTTGAGGATGAACATGATGAGTAGTAATTAGCCTTGACATAAAATGAATACAAAATGTCCACTTACCCAAGCAGATAATAAGCAGAAAGCCACAACAGCAAGCTGATAAAGCTCATTCGTCTGATTCACCATAAAAATTATAGATGAGCCAAGTTAGTTATTAAAAGTCAATACAGAAAGGTAACTCGCTCATTCTACTAAGCAATCAAAACTTACTTGAGAGGACAAGTGCATCATCAATTTCAGAAAACGAGGAACAAATGACCAACACAATACAGAGGCAGCAGCAAGATATAGAGACAACACTAGCAGCCTGAAGACAcaacaaattacaaattataatttgCAACAAGCTCTTTATTAGGATGTTGGACTGCAAAAGGACCActtcaaagagaaaaaaatggtAAACTCGAGCatggcaaaaaaataaaatgattaaaatgaCTCTCAGTTTCATTgtaacaaatgaaaattttggaatagaaataaataaaaggaaaaaggacgATACAACatgggaaaataaaataaaaatgccaTAAAAGAAGGCACAGAAGCAGAGACTTACAGCTTCCCCACTGATACCATTCCTTGGAAAAGGCCACTATGACCACCCAAAACTGGGAGCAAAGCAAACAGTAAACCAACAGCACAATCCTGAAATAATCCACAGTGAATGAATGTAGCATCATAAACCAAGCTTATTGCATAAAATGCCATCTAGTTATCAGTAAGTATATCATCTGAGTTTTCAGTCAAAACCTACCTGGAAAATGAGTGTTCCGATTGTTACTTGACCATGAAGAGCACTACTACTATTCCTTTCTCCAAGAAATTTTACCACCTGGTAAAAAGGAAATGAGAAAGGAATGTGCACTcaaatttcagaaagaaaCAACCAATGAGGAAAAGTGACATCATATTATTAAGGCTTCAAAAACATACCACTGCTGTTGATGACATTGACAAGAAGGAACCAACAAAAACTCCCTCAGACAACTTTGCTCCGCACAACTGCAAAATAAGCAAAACGGCAAGcttattgtttattttgacAGGAATTAACTAGTTACTTGTAACAAAAAACTGGTTATCAAGATTGAATACAATACCACAGCAGTTATGGCACACAAGAACATAAATGTTAAGATTTGAAGAAGGCCTCCAAGAACAGCTACAGGGCCCACAGCTTTTAACTGCACAAACAACAAGTTAAATGGCTTCCTTAAACAAAGGTGATTTTCATCCTCGCCCTCCCCCTCAGGATATGAATTAGaaagtttcataattttaCTGCATAACAGTCAGTAAACTAAAATTTCCCAAGTCTAACATACCTTAGCCAAAGAAAACTCCAAACCTAgagcaaaaagaagaaatacaaCACCAAATTGTGCAACAGTTTCAACCTGTAACAGAAGTAGCAGATTTGGGGATAAACTATAAAGAAACTAGAACTCTAAAATCAGCAAAAATATAACTTTTAGCTTATCACAATTCACAACATACCTGTACCATCTCACTGATGAACTCCAGACCCCCTGGTCCAATGAGAGAACCCGCAAGAAGGTAGCCCACAATAACCTATCATATGCATATAAATTAGAAAAGATAGCATAACAGCTGCATCATTTAAATCGCTATATGTAGCTGAAAGTTTATAATGTTGGGTCATATAGACCATTAAATATAGTGGAAGATTAAGTTAGAGATAAGAAAAACTATGAACGAAAGCAAAAGGGTGGCTAAAATTTAAAGACAAACCGGTTGtcccaaacaagaaaacaaaattccaCCGATAGCAGCAGAAACTATGATAACCACCAAATCAGAAATTAACCTGCCAAAATGTCAAGTGTTAACCATAAATCATACATGTATCAATAAGTAAAATCAAAACTTAGAAACTGCAACAACTGTTCTTAAGGCAGGAGAATGCAGTGTCACAAGTTTGTTATAAAAAAGGATGACCTTTGGGGCTATTTGAGGGATAACATACTGTTTTACAGGCATTAGATTATAAAATCCATaatcaattaaaaacaaccaaaGACATAAAAGTTTATGCCACACAGAAATTCATTCTAAAAACATTTGAGAAAATGGGCCCTGAATTTATCCATGTATGATAGTCAGGGAAGGAATACATAAAAATACCTCAAATCTACTTGAAGTACTGGATATTTGGATTTCTTGTTTGACATCACAAACACATTATCCTATCattaaataagtaaaataagtTAATATAGTTAAAATGAAGCTAAAGACAATTATAACAGCGCCTGGGAATCTCTGCCAACAACTTTCAAAGTACCTTTTTGTCAATCAAGGTTGTTGTTTCTTCGGAATCTTCATTCTCCAGGGAAAAAACACCTTGAAACTGAAATGATTTTGTGCCACtgaagcaaaaacaaacacaaaatggCATATAATACTACATAAAAGCAAAATCGCACATCTTATTCCACTACGAATTTAATATCTTGTCACAGAACAATGGTCTTAACATCGAAAGACCATTTAACATTCACACACTTTGCCTCTTGCGTGTCATTTCTCTTCTCATGAGTGATTTTAGCCACAGTCTCCAGTACAGCCTGCAAAACACAATAGGTATTTGCCTTTAACATTATAACATACAtgacaaaaggaaagaaacaacGACAATCACACAATTACATACGCACACTCAAGCTACAAAGCAGAAGTTTGTAAGATGAAATGAGAcgataaataaaagcaaagattGATTTTGTATGTTAAGCTAAAGCAGTGAAAAGCTTTCGCCACAAAATTGTTTCGGCattaaaataaaccaaattatTCCGATTTTTTCTTGTTACAACCACATTATTGCATATTGGAACAGGAAGATGAGAATAATAACAAAACCTACTTGTTGATCAGCCACACTGTTGTTGAAGCTGCTTCCATCAGATCCTAGACAAAGtgaaaagcaaaatgaaaCGTTAACTAACTAGAATTAAGATGATAAACCAAACAATAACTACAAAATGCAAAATGTTAAGttaaaacaaaattccaaataaataattaattaaccttCGGGCTGATCATTCTCAGAGAACTCTTTCTCGAGAACCCGATCGAACATTTTCGCAATGGTGCCGTCACCGGATTCCGGTGCGGACGAGTTCATCATATTCCCGTAGAACCTCTCCCTAATTTCTTTATCAGATCTCGCGGAAAACGAAACCCTCGCGTAAATCAAAATCGTCAGAAGACAATAACAAAACCCAAACACCACTCGTTTTCTCTTCGCCATCAAATGTGGAAAGCTGAACCAATCcaatgtctctctctctctatctctctccctctcaatTTTAGGAAcggaatttgaatttcaaaaggAATAGAGCTTgagaggaattgaattgaattcaaAGAGtgggagaagaaaaggagacgTTTCTCAGATTACGAAAGAGAGACTTGGTTTAAAGTCAGTGTCTTGTTTTCGTAATTTTTGGACGTTAattgggaattttttttcagttgTTCAGGGCGGGATCGCACACCTGAATAATTATTTCgcgttttttctttttgttttttcctcaaGAAAACGTATGCGTTGGGGGTAATTTCGTCTTCTCAGGCTTACAGACGTAATTTTCAACATGTGGGCGTTGCGACCTTTCACTGTCCGTGAACTTTCAGGGCCCATTTGGTGCCCAAATCATACTTTAGTGGGTGCTGGCGCTGCGATTTTCTCATCATTGTCATTCATGAAGCTCCCATCAGTAATTGGTAATTTGTCAAAACTTATACTCCAAAGCTTTTCGCATTGAACAAGTAATTATGAGTTTATCTGATAGAATTCAAACCCTTAAAATCAAGTAATTTGGCAAACTCATAACCTATTAcctattatttatttcttgcaTCACAGTTCAATCTCCCTCCTCATAtgttagagtagtttagaa
Above is a window of Prunus persica cultivar Lovell chromosome G2, Prunus_persica_NCBIv2, whole genome shotgun sequence DNA encoding:
- the LOC18787631 gene encoding cysteine and histidine-rich domain-containing protein RAR1, giving the protein MEGQQTALFKCQRIGCNANFSEDDNPEGSCQYHDSGPIFHDGIKEWSCCKKRSHDFSLFLEIKGCKTGKHTTEKPVLSKAKPKTPVSAPTAPPATDASSKESCSRCRQGFFCSDHGSQAKEMNSKPVNVATTPLAESITDVEGTSAPSKKIVGINEPQICKNKGCGKTFKEKDNHEAACSYHPGPAIFHDRVRGWQCCDVHVKEFDEFMSIRPCTKGWHNADPVS
- the LOC18787259 gene encoding K(+) efflux antiporter 5 isoform X1 — protein: MAKRKRVVFGFCYCLLTILIYARVSFSARSDKEIRERFYGNMMNSSAPESGDGTIAKMFDRVLEKEFSENDQPEGSDGSSFNNSVADQQAVLETVAKITHEKRNDTQEANGTKSFQFQGVFSLENEDSEETTTLIDKKDNVFVMSNKKSKYPVLQVDLRLISDLVVIIVSAAIGGILFSCLGQPVIVGYLLAGSLIGPGGLEFISEMVQVETVAQFGVVFLLFALGLEFSLAKLKAVGPVAVLGGLLQILTFMFLCAITAVLCGAKLSEGVFVGSFLSMSSTAVVVKFLGERNSSSALHGQVTIGTLIFQDCAVGLLFALLPVLGGHSGLFQGMVSVGKLLLVLSLYLAAASVLCWSFVPRFLKLMMHLSSQTNELYQLAVVAFCLLSAWCSDKLGLSLELGSFVAGVMISTTDLAQHTLDQVEPIRNLFAALFLSSIGMLIHVHFLWSHVDILLASVILVIVVKTAVASIVTKAFGYSFRTSFVVGVSLAQIGEFAFVLLSRASNLNLVEGKMYLLLLGTTALSLVTTPLLFKLIPAIMNLGVLMHWFPSEGTPYSEEKSLMIEAEHNRIL
- the LOC18787259 gene encoding K(+) efflux antiporter 5 isoform X2, whose protein sequence is MAKRKRVVFGFCYCLLTILIYARVSFSARSDKEIRERFYGNMMNSSAPESGDGTIAKMFDRVLEKEFSENDQPEGSDGSSFNNSVADQQAVLETVAKITHEKRNDTQEANGTKSFQFQGVFSLENEDSEETTTLIDKKDNVFVMSNKKSKYPVLQVDLRLISDLVVIIVSAAIGGILFSCLGQPVIVGYLLAGSLIGPGGLEFISEMVQVETVAQFGVVFLLFALGLEFSLAKLKAVGPVAVLGGLLQILTFMFLCAITAVLCGAKLSEGVFVGSFLSMSSTAVVVKFLGERNSSSALHGQVTIGTLIFQDCAVGLLFALLPVLGGHSGLFQGMVSVGKLLLVLSLYLAAASVLCWSFVPRFLKLMMHLSSQTNELYQLAVVAFCLLSAWCSDKLGLSLELGSFVAGVMISTTDLAQHTLDQVEPIRNLFAALFLSSIGMLIHVHFLWSHVDILLASVILVIVVKTAVASIVTKAFGYSFRTSFVVGVSLAQIGEFAFVLLSRASNLNLVEGKMYLLLLGTTALSLVTTPLLFKLIPAIMNLGVLMHWFPSEGTPYSEVSFFPPL